A stretch of Thermococcus sp. DNA encodes these proteins:
- a CDS encoding nitroreductase family protein: protein MELGDAISGRTSVRYFSEKEVSEEQVRALIEAAVRAPTASGLENWFFVVFKGEEARERIYALIAKGMEAYYRAVNLSEEKIEKLRERIYGEGMFRAPVYIAVFIDRRVRFLKGREFDELEFIWSVESAAMAIQNLMLKAVELGLGTVYIGVTNFPGIEGEVRELAGLDDNYYLVGVIPVGYPRTEPRPRKRKKTFEEVTRFI from the coding sequence GTGGAGCTCGGGGATGCGATATCTGGAAGAACCTCGGTGAGATACTTCTCGGAGAAGGAAGTTTCGGAGGAGCAGGTTAGGGCGCTTATCGAAGCGGCGGTGAGGGCCCCGACCGCGAGCGGGCTGGAGAACTGGTTCTTCGTGGTTTTTAAGGGCGAAGAGGCCAGGGAAAGGATTTATGCCCTTATAGCAAAGGGCATGGAGGCCTACTACCGCGCCGTGAATCTGTCCGAGGAGAAGATAGAGAAGCTCAGGGAGAGGATATACGGGGAGGGCATGTTCAGGGCGCCGGTTTACATCGCGGTCTTTATCGACAGGCGCGTTCGCTTCCTCAAGGGAAGGGAGTTCGACGAGCTGGAATTCATATGGAGCGTCGAAAGCGCGGCGATGGCGATTCAAAACCTCATGCTGAAAGCGGTTGAACTCGGCCTCGGCACGGTCTACATCGGTGTCACCAATTTCCCGGGGATAGAGGGGGAGGTCAGGGAGCTGGCGGGACTCGATGACAACTACTACCTCGTCGGGGTTATCCCCGTGGGATATCCACGTACTGAACCCAGGCCCCGGAAAAGGAAAAAGACCTTCGAAGAAGTCACCCGGTTCATCTAA
- the pfkC gene encoding ADP-specific phosphofructokinase, with the protein MRLLDEARGISVYTAYNTNVDAITFLKGEIVERLIDEFGAEAVRKRMDDYPREINEPLDFVARLIHALKTGKPMAVPLVNEELHTWFDSHFKYDVERMGGQAGIIANLLSNLDFRKVIVYTPHLAKKQAEMFVDRPNLLYPVVEDGRLTFRHPREAYREGDPIKVNRIFEFRAGTTFRLGNETIQVPFSGRFIVSARFESIRIYTDPELKRFLPEIGLQVDGAILSGYQGIKLRYSDGKDANHYLREAKKDILLLKREKDVKVHLEFASIQNRELRKKVIYNLFPLVDSVGMDEAEIAHVLNALGYSKLAERIFTYNRIEDTVLGGKILVDEMNLEVLQIHTIYYIMYITHSDNPLSEEELRSSLELATTLAASRASLGDIKSPEDIKVGMAVPYNEYGEFVKLRFEEAKRRLRTREYKVVIIPTRLVRNPVSTVGLGDTISAGAFTSYLAMLRQKGEL; encoded by the coding sequence ATGAGGCTCCTTGATGAGGCCAGGGGGATTTCAGTGTACACCGCCTACAACACGAACGTGGACGCGATAACCTTTCTGAAGGGAGAGATAGTGGAGAGGCTCATAGACGAGTTCGGAGCTGAAGCGGTCAGGAAAAGGATGGACGACTACCCGAGGGAGATAAACGAGCCCCTGGACTTCGTTGCGAGACTGATCCACGCCCTCAAGACCGGCAAGCCCATGGCGGTTCCCCTCGTCAACGAGGAGCTCCACACATGGTTCGACTCCCACTTCAAATACGACGTTGAAAGGATGGGCGGCCAGGCCGGAATCATAGCCAACCTCCTCTCAAACCTGGATTTTAGGAAAGTGATAGTCTACACCCCCCACCTGGCCAAAAAGCAGGCCGAGATGTTCGTGGACAGGCCTAACCTCCTCTATCCGGTCGTCGAGGACGGCAGACTGACATTCAGACACCCCCGCGAGGCCTACAGGGAAGGCGACCCGATAAAGGTGAACCGCATCTTTGAATTCCGCGCTGGAACGACCTTCAGGCTCGGAAACGAGACGATACAGGTCCCCTTCTCGGGCAGATTCATCGTTTCAGCGAGATTCGAGAGCATAAGGATTTACACCGATCCCGAGCTGAAGCGGTTCCTACCTGAGATTGGCCTCCAGGTCGATGGGGCCATCCTTTCGGGATACCAGGGAATAAAGCTCCGCTATTCTGATGGAAAGGACGCGAACCACTACCTGCGGGAGGCCAAGAAGGACATACTCCTGCTCAAGCGTGAGAAGGACGTTAAGGTTCACCTGGAGTTCGCCTCGATACAGAACCGCGAGCTGAGGAAGAAGGTCATCTACAACCTCTTCCCACTGGTTGACAGCGTCGGCATGGACGAGGCGGAGATAGCCCACGTCCTCAACGCCCTCGGCTACTCCAAGCTCGCGGAGAGGATATTCACCTACAACCGCATAGAGGACACCGTGCTGGGCGGCAAAATCCTTGTTGACGAGATGAACCTTGAGGTGCTCCAGATACACACTATTTACTACATCATGTACATCACCCACTCGGACAACCCGCTGAGCGAGGAGGAGCTGAGGAGCAGTCTCGAACTCGCAACAACTCTGGCCGCTTCAAGGGCTTCCCTCGGCGACATAAAGAGCCCTGAAGACATAAAAGTGGGTATGGCGGTTCCGTACAACGAGTACGGCGAGTTCGTGAAGCTGCGCTTTGAGGAGGCAAAAAGGCGGCTGAGAACCCGGGAATACAAGGTCGTCATAATCCCGACGAGGCTTGTCAGGAATCCCGTCTCGACCGTCGGCCTGGGCGATACCATCTCGGCGGGAGCCTTCACGAGCTATTTGGCGATGTTGAGGCAGAAGGGGGAGCTTTGA
- a CDS encoding DUF998 domain-containing protein translates to MDFTKLSAYIGLSLPLIFMVGLLVVVSQNPWFSFRENALSDMGSIKNPVSYYFNGFLMAFAVVGFIAAVGAFRNGLSYLMPLAMVFLFLVGVFPEEYAPHAPSAVLFYVLALADIAIIGIKLGRSGVSVGYIWSILAVLTFGVMLYLIKARIFRGLAVPELIGAATILAWFVYVGLLQLRGLEL, encoded by the coding sequence ATGGACTTCACCAAGCTGTCCGCGTACATAGGCCTCTCCCTCCCCCTCATCTTTATGGTGGGACTGCTCGTTGTCGTGAGCCAGAACCCCTGGTTCTCCTTCAGGGAAAACGCCCTGAGCGACATGGGGTCGATAAAGAACCCTGTCAGCTACTACTTCAACGGCTTCCTGATGGCCTTCGCGGTTGTGGGCTTTATCGCGGCGGTGGGTGCCTTTAGAAACGGCCTGTCCTACCTGATGCCGCTCGCGATGGTATTCCTTTTCCTCGTGGGAGTTTTTCCGGAGGAGTACGCGCCCCATGCACCGTCAGCAGTACTCTTCTACGTCCTCGCACTGGCGGATATAGCCATCATCGGAATAAAACTCGGCCGTTCGGGTGTCTCCGTGGGCTACATCTGGTCCATCCTGGCCGTCCTTACCTTCGGCGTAATGCTCTACCTCATCAAGGCGAGGATCTTCAGGGGACTGGCGGTTCCGGAACTCATCGGGGCGGCGACGATACTGGCGTGGTTCGTTTACGTCGGCCTGCTTCAGCTCAGGGGGCTGGAACTCTGA
- the thiI gene encoding tRNA uracil 4-sulfurtransferase ThiI, with protein sequence MNVVIVRYGEIGTKSRQTRRWFENILMNNIREALVSEGVDFKKVEAKHGRILVKTNKAREATDVLGRVFGIVSLSPAMEIDAELEKINRTALKLFRRKKRELGIERPKFRVTARRITKEFPLKSPEVQAKVGEYILENEESEVDLHSYDIEVGVELLEGKAYVYVDKIRAWGGLPIGTQGKVVALLSGGIDSPVAAFLMMKRGVEVIPVHIYMGEQTLEKVRKIWNQLKKYHYGGKGELIVIKPENREKIIEKLREMKKEKYTCVFCKYMMVKHADRIAREFGAKGIVMGDSLGQVASQTLENMYIVSQATDLPIYRPLIGMDKEEIVRIAKEIGTFELSTLPEDEIPFIPKHPVIRGSWEEFRKIYMAVFGEEPKKRQC encoded by the coding sequence ATGAACGTCGTGATAGTCAGATACGGCGAGATAGGAACGAAGTCCAGGCAGACCCGGAGATGGTTCGAAAACATCCTCATGAACAACATCCGCGAGGCACTGGTGAGCGAGGGTGTTGACTTCAAGAAGGTCGAGGCAAAGCATGGAAGAATCCTCGTGAAGACGAACAAAGCGAGGGAGGCCACCGACGTTCTCGGGAGGGTCTTCGGTATAGTGTCTCTCTCCCCGGCGATGGAGATCGACGCCGAGCTGGAGAAGATCAACCGGACGGCGCTTAAGCTCTTCAGGAGGAAGAAGCGCGAGCTGGGCATTGAGAGGCCGAAGTTTCGCGTTACCGCAAGGCGGATCACCAAGGAGTTCCCCCTCAAGAGCCCCGAGGTTCAGGCGAAGGTGGGGGAGTACATCCTTGAGAACGAGGAGAGCGAGGTTGACCTGCACAGTTATGACATCGAGGTCGGCGTCGAGCTGCTGGAGGGGAAAGCATACGTCTACGTCGACAAAATCCGCGCCTGGGGCGGCCTTCCGATAGGAACGCAGGGTAAGGTCGTTGCTCTTCTCAGCGGCGGCATCGATTCACCGGTGGCGGCTTTCCTAATGATGAAGCGCGGCGTTGAGGTCATTCCAGTCCACATATACATGGGCGAGCAGACCCTCGAAAAGGTTCGCAAAATCTGGAACCAGCTCAAAAAGTATCACTACGGTGGAAAGGGCGAGCTGATAGTCATCAAGCCCGAAAACCGCGAGAAAATCATTGAAAAACTGCGCGAGATGAAGAAGGAGAAGTACACCTGCGTCTTCTGCAAGTACATGATGGTGAAGCACGCCGACAGAATAGCCCGGGAGTTCGGGGCAAAGGGCATCGTCATGGGAGACTCCCTCGGTCAGGTTGCCTCGCAGACCCTTGAGAACATGTACATAGTCAGCCAGGCGACCGATTTGCCGATTTACAGGCCACTCATCGGTATGGACAAGGAGGAGATAGTCAGAATCGCCAAGGAGATAGGCACTTTTGAGCTATCGACCCTTCCCGAGGACGAGATTCCGTTCATACCGAAGCATCCGGTAATAAGGGGCTCCTGGGAGGAGTTCAGGAAGATTTACATGGCGGTCTTTGGAGAGGAGCCCAAGAAAAGGCAGTGCTGA
- a CDS encoding aspartate/glutamate racemase family protein, with protein MYGWRGRLGLIVPSSNTTMEMELHEALPEGVSLHTARVPLRNVTEEELVKMNTLAVEAAKLLRDAGVEMILYGCTSGSFIGGKDYEKELEAKIEEEVNVPVVSTSTAVVEALKMLDARDILVITPYTDEINQREREFLEANEFNVLDIRGLGIEDNTRIGKLEPHEAYRLAKASFMDEADAVFISCTNLRTFEIIEPLEEDLGIPVVTSNQASLWLALREMDVMERIPWLGRLFTEF; from the coding sequence ATGTACGGATGGAGAGGTAGGCTCGGGCTTATAGTCCCCTCATCCAACACCACTATGGAGATGGAGCTTCACGAGGCCCTTCCCGAGGGAGTCTCGCTCCACACCGCGAGGGTTCCGCTCAGGAACGTCACCGAGGAGGAGCTCGTAAAGATGAACACCCTCGCCGTCGAGGCGGCGAAGCTTCTGAGAGACGCCGGAGTGGAGATGATACTCTACGGATGCACCAGCGGGTCGTTCATCGGAGGAAAGGACTACGAGAAGGAGCTTGAGGCCAAGATAGAGGAGGAAGTTAACGTCCCGGTCGTCAGTACCAGCACGGCCGTTGTCGAGGCCCTCAAGATGCTCGACGCGAGGGACATACTCGTGATAACCCCCTACACCGACGAGATAAACCAGCGGGAGAGGGAGTTCCTGGAGGCGAACGAGTTCAACGTGCTCGACATAAGGGGGCTGGGGATAGAGGACAACACCCGTATTGGAAAGCTTGAACCCCACGAGGCCTACCGCCTCGCCAAGGCGAGCTTCATGGACGAGGCCGATGCCGTGTTCATCAGCTGCACCAACCTGAGAACCTTCGAGATAATCGAGCCCCTCGAAGAAGACCTCGGTATTCCCGTTGTTACGAGCAACCAGGCGTCTCTGTGGCTCGCCTTGAGAGAAATGGACGTCATGGAAAGGATTCCATGGCTTGGAAGGCTTTTCACCGAGTTCTGA